One Flavobacterium sp. 90 DNA segment encodes these proteins:
- a CDS encoding amidohydrolase family protein, whose amino-acid sequence MKKALFLLFLSVFLTKTYAQDYFPVNETVHNTNKNYTVFTNATIYVTPTQKIEKGTLLVQDGKVVAVGNNIAIPKNSISIDLAGKTIYPSFIDIYTSFGVEKPKSNNRYDQDPLYDTKRVGYYWNESIRPEVNTYETFKYDQPKAEELLKAGFGVVGTHIPDGVAQGTGILVALNNAENNKRIIANKITNHLAFSRSALTNQAYPSSLMGMMALLRQMYLDLDWYKKGNSETKDLSLEAMANNEKLVQIFTAEDKLNSLRAAKIAKEFGLTYILKGSGNEFERIDEIKNTNAKYIIPISFPEAYDVSNPYLSNQIELADMRFWNQAPTNLKVLSDNGVIFALTTDKLKKTEDFKPNLLKAIKYGFDKTKALEALTTIPAAILGKSNEVGSLKTGSFANFVITSGEIFDEKTILYENWVQGTKYVVNDINAKDIRGNYDLTVGKDSYKWKIDGTAEAAKSEITTADAKKVNSTFSISKNWVSLLIKPSDTIKGNFTRLTGFVEKPEKLSGKAILPNGDELVWTALKTSAFVAVKDSSKVEKPNPIVPTTFPNIAFGDSKKLTAQTLLFKNATVWTNEKDGILTETDVLIKNGKIAAVGKNLSDASATVIDAKGKHITSGIIDEHSHIAISRGVNESGHNSTAEVTIEDVVNSEDIDIYRDLAGGVTTSQLLHGSANPIGGRSAIVKWKWGAAPDEMLYKNQPKFIKFALGENVKQANWGIDNPTRFPQTRMGVEQVFTDYFQRAKEYDESWKKFNAGSKKGKAPRVDLEMQTLAEIINKQRFITCHSYVESEILMLMNVAEKFNFRVNTFTHILEGYKVADKMKEHGVGASTFSDWWAYKFEVNDAIPFNGPIMHNAGLVVAYNSDDSEMSRRLNQEAAKAVKYGNISEEDAWKFVTLNPAKLLHIDDKVGSLKVGKDADVVLWSDNPLSIYAVVEKTIVDGVVYFDIQKDAEKQLAITKERSLLIGQMLLEKNKGMVTQAPTKKEKVEYHCDTLEQ is encoded by the coding sequence ATGAAAAAAGCCCTATTCCTACTCTTTCTGAGTGTATTTTTAACAAAAACATACGCGCAGGATTACTTTCCAGTTAATGAGACTGTTCATAATACAAACAAAAACTACACTGTTTTTACCAATGCCACGATTTATGTAACCCCAACGCAAAAAATCGAAAAAGGAACTTTACTAGTTCAGGACGGAAAAGTTGTTGCCGTTGGAAATAATATCGCGATTCCTAAAAACAGCATTTCGATTGATCTTGCAGGAAAAACAATTTACCCTTCGTTTATAGATATCTACACTAGTTTTGGAGTCGAAAAACCAAAAAGCAATAATAGATATGATCAAGATCCTTTGTACGATACTAAAAGAGTTGGTTATTACTGGAACGAAAGTATTCGTCCTGAAGTAAATACTTATGAAACTTTTAAATACGATCAGCCAAAAGCCGAAGAATTATTAAAAGCCGGTTTTGGTGTTGTCGGAACTCATATTCCTGACGGAGTTGCACAAGGAACCGGAATTTTGGTCGCCTTGAATAATGCCGAAAACAATAAACGAATTATTGCTAATAAAATCACCAATCACTTAGCTTTTTCGAGAAGTGCATTGACAAATCAAGCTTATCCAAGTTCCTTAATGGGAATGATGGCTTTGCTACGCCAAATGTATTTAGACCTTGATTGGTATAAAAAAGGTAATTCTGAAACTAAAGATTTGTCTTTGGAAGCTATGGCAAACAATGAAAAATTAGTTCAAATTTTTACCGCAGAAGATAAATTGAACAGTTTAAGAGCCGCTAAAATTGCGAAAGAATTTGGTTTAACTTATATTCTAAAAGGTAGTGGAAATGAATTTGAAAGAATCGACGAAATCAAAAACACTAACGCTAAATATATTATTCCGATAAGCTTTCCTGAAGCTTACGATGTTTCAAATCCGTATTTATCAAACCAAATCGAATTGGCTGATATGCGTTTTTGGAATCAGGCGCCAACAAATCTAAAAGTACTTTCAGACAACGGAGTTATTTTTGCTTTAACAACTGATAAATTAAAAAAGACAGAAGATTTTAAGCCTAATTTATTGAAAGCCATTAAATATGGTTTTGATAAAACAAAAGCTTTAGAGGCTTTGACTACAATTCCGGCAGCAATTCTTGGGAAAAGTAATGAAGTTGGAAGTTTAAAAACGGGAAGTTTTGCCAATTTTGTGATTACTTCCGGAGAAATTTTCGATGAAAAAACTATTCTATATGAAAACTGGGTTCAAGGAACCAAATATGTTGTTAATGATATTAATGCCAAAGATATTCGCGGTAATTATGATTTAACCGTTGGAAAAGATAGTTATAAATGGAAAATTGACGGAACTGCTGAAGCTGCAAAATCAGAAATTACTACAGCTGATGCTAAAAAGGTAAACAGTACTTTTTCTATTTCTAAAAACTGGGTTTCGCTATTGATTAAACCATCTGATACTATCAAAGGTAATTTTACACGTTTAACAGGATTTGTCGAAAAACCGGAAAAATTATCCGGAAAAGCGATATTACCAAACGGAGATGAATTGGTTTGGACGGCTTTAAAAACAAGTGCATTTGTTGCTGTAAAAGATTCTTCTAAAGTAGAGAAACCAAATCCAATTGTTCCAACAACTTTCCCAAACATTGCTTTTGGTGATTCTAAAAAGTTAACAGCTCAGACTTTATTATTCAAAAATGCTACGGTTTGGACAAACGAAAAAGACGGTATTTTAACTGAAACTGATGTTTTAATCAAAAACGGAAAAATCGCCGCTGTTGGTAAAAATCTTTCAGACGCATCTGCTACTGTTATTGATGCAAAAGGCAAACATATCACAAGCGGAATCATTGACGAACACTCACATATTGCAATTTCGAGAGGTGTTAACGAAAGCGGACACAACTCTACTGCCGAAGTTACCATTGAAGATGTTGTAAACTCAGAAGACATTGATATATACAGAGATCTTGCCGGAGGTGTAACAACTTCTCAATTACTACACGGATCTGCAAACCCAATTGGTGGTCGTTCTGCAATCGTAAAATGGAAATGGGGTGCTGCACCTGATGAAATGTTATACAAAAATCAACCTAAGTTTATCAAGTTTGCTTTGGGGGAAAACGTAAAACAAGCCAATTGGGGAATTGATAATCCGACTCGTTTTCCGCAAACCAGAATGGGTGTTGAGCAAGTTTTCACCGATTATTTTCAACGTGCTAAAGAATATGACGAAAGCTGGAAAAAATTCAATGCAGGTTCTAAAAAAGGAAAAGCTCCAAGAGTAGATTTAGAAATGCAAACTTTAGCAGAAATTATCAATAAACAACGCTTTATTACTTGTCACTCTTATGTAGAATCTGAGATTTTGATGTTGATGAATGTTGCGGAAAAATTCAATTTTAGAGTAAACACATTCACGCATATTCTTGAAGGTTATAAAGTTGCTGATAAAATGAAAGAACACGGAGTTGGTGCTTCGACTTTCTCAGATTGGTGGGCTTATAAATTTGAAGTAAATGATGCAATTCCGTTTAACGGACCAATTATGCATAACGCAGGTCTTGTTGTTGCTTATAATTCTGATGATTCCGAAATGTCAAGAAGATTAAATCAGGAAGCTGCAAAAGCAGTTAAATACGGAAATATTTCTGAAGAAGATGCCTGGAAATTTGTAACTCTGAATCCTGCTAAATTATTACATATCGATGATAAAGTAGGAAGTCTAAAAGTGGGTAAAGATGCTGATGTTGTTTTATGGAGCGATAATCCTTTGTCTATTTATGCCGTAGTTGAAAAAACAATTGTTGATGGTGTTGTCTATTTTGATATTCAAAAAGATGCCGAAAAACAATTGGCAATTACCAAAGAAAGAAGCTTGTTGATTGGACAAATGCTGTTGGAGAAAAACAAAGGAATGGTTACACAAGCGCCTACCAAAAAAGAGAAAGTAGAATATCACTGTGATACTTTAGAGCAATAA